The following coding sequences are from one Saccopteryx bilineata isolate mSacBil1 chromosome 3, mSacBil1_pri_phased_curated, whole genome shotgun sequence window:
- the ABCG8 gene encoding ATP-binding cassette sub-family G member 8 isoform X3: MAETSASPEDGGLWTKAAPQDASGLQDSLFSSESDNSLYFTYSGQSNTLEVRGLNYQVDMASQVPWFEQLAQFKMPWTSHKDSCELGIQSLSFKVRSGQMLAIIGNSGCGRASLLDVITGRGHGGKIKSGEIWINGQPSTPQLVRKSVAHVRQHDQLLPNLTVRETLAFVAQLRLPRTCSRAQRDKRVDDVIAELRLRQCANTRVGNAYVRGVSGGERRRVSIGVQLLWNPGILILDEPTSGLDSFTAHNLVKTLSRLAKGNRLVLISLHQPRSDIFRLFDLVLLMTSGTTIYLGAAQHMVQYFTAVGYPCPRYSNPADFYVDLTSIDRQSREQEVATREKAQSLAVLFREKVRAFDDFLWRAEAKEPGVGTCSKSLAPRDTDHLPTPIKFPGPVQQFTTLIRRQISNDFRDLPTLLIHGAEACLMSLIIGFLYYGHGAIKLSFMDTAALLFMIGALIPFNVILDVIAKCHSERAMLYYELEDGMYTAGPYFFAKGCSLQILGELPEHCAYILIYGMPTYWLASLHPSPEPFLLHFLLLWLVVFCCRTMALCAAALLPTFHMSSFFGNALYNSFYLTGGFMISLNNLWTVPAWISNLSFLRWCFEGLMQIQFKGQIYHLAVGNLTIPIPGDKILNSMHLDSYPLYAIYLILIGISVGFMALYYVSLKFIKQKSSQDW; the protein is encoded by the exons ATGGCTGAGACATCCGCATCCCCGGAGGACGGAGGGCTGTGGACCAAGGCTGCTCCTCAGGATGCCTCG GGCCTCCAGGACAGCTTGTTCTCTTCCGAAAGCGACAACAGTCTGTACTTCACCTACAGTGGCCAATCTAACACCCTGGAGGTCCGAGGCCTCAACTACCAG GTGGACATGGCCTCCCAGGTGCCTTGGTTTGAGCAGCTGGCTCAGTTCAAGATGCCTTGGACATCTCACAAGGACTCTTGTGAGCTGGGCATCCAGAGCCTGAGCTTCAAAGTGAGGAGCGGGCAGATGCTGGCCATCATAGGGAACTCAG GTTGTGGTAGAGCCTCTTTGCTGGATGTGATCACTGGGCGAGGACACGGTGGCAAAATTAAGTCAGGCGAAATCTGGATCAACGGGCAGCCCAGCACACCCCAGCTGGTGAGGAAGTCTGTGGCCCACGTGCGCCAGCACGACCAGCTGCTCCCCAACCTGACTGTCCGCGAGACCCTGGCTTTTGTTGCCCAGCTGCGCCTGCCCAGAACCTGCTCCCGGGCCCAGCGTGACAAGAGG GTGGACGATGTGATCGCGGAGCTGCGGCTGCGGCAGTGTGCCAACACGCGCGTGGGGAACGCCTACGTGCGGGGCGTGTCGGGGGGCGAGCGGCGGAGAGTCAGCATCGGGGTGCAGCTCCTGTGGAACCCCG GCATCCTCATTCTGGATGAGCCCACCTCTGGCCTCGACAGCTTCACGGCCCACAACCTGGTGAAAACCCTGTCCAGGCTGGCCAAAGGCAACAGGCTGGTGCTCATCTCCCTCCACCAGCCTCGGTCAGACATCTTCAGGCTGTTTGACTTGGTCCTTCTGATGACATCTGGCACCACCATCTACTTGGGGGCAGCCCAGCACATGGTCCAGTATTTCACGGCGGTTGGCTACCCCTGTCCTCGCTACAGCAACCCCGCTGACTTCTACG TGGACCTGACCAGCATAGacaggcagagcagagagcaggaggtGGCCACCAGGGAGAAAGCGCAGTCGCTTGCAGTCTTGTTTCGGGAAAAAGTGCGTGCCTTTGATGACTTCCTGTggagagcagaggccaaggagccaggtGTGGGCACTTGTTCCAAGAG CCTGGCCCCAAGGGACACCGACCACCTCCCGACTCCCATCAAGTTTCCCGGCCCCGTGCAGCAGTTTACCACACTGATCCG tcgtCAGATTTCTAATGATTTTCGAGACCTACCCACCCTCCTCATCCATGGGGCGGAGGCCTGCCTGATGTCGCTGATCATCGGGTTCCTCTATTATGGCCACGGGGCCATCAAGCTCTCCTTCATGGACACAGCGGCCCTCTTGTTCATGATCGGAGCTCTAATCCCTTTCAACGTGATCCTGGATGTCATTGCCAAAT GTCACTCGGAGAGAGCCATGCTCTACTACGAGCTAGAAGACGGGATGTACACTGCTGGCCCGTACTTCTTTGCCAAG GGCTGCTCTTTGCAGATCCTAGGGGAGCTTCCGGAGCACTGTGCCTACATCCTCATCTATGGGATGCCCACCTACTGGCTGGCCAGCCTGCACCCGAGCCCCGAGCCCTTCCTGCTGCACTTCCTGCTGCTGTGGCTGGTGGTCTTCTGCTGCAGGACCATGGCTCTGTGCGCTGCCGCCCTGCTCCCCACCTTCCACATGTCCTCTTTCTTCGGCAATGCTCTCTACAACTCCTTCTACCTGACTGGGGGCTTCATGATAAGCCTGAACAACCTGTGGACAG tgcctgcgtGGATTTCCAACCTGTCCTTCCTCCGATGGTGTTTTGAAGGGCTGATGCAGATTCAGTTTAAAGGGCAAATTTACCACTTGGCAGTCGGCAACCTCACCATCCCTATCCCGGGAGACAAA ATCCTCAACTCTATGCACCTGGACTCGTACCCACTCTACGCCATCTACTTAATCCTCATCGGCATCAGTGTGGGCTTCATGGCCCTGTACTATGTGTCCTTAAAGTTCATCAAACAGAAATCAAGTCAAGACTGGTGA
- the ABCG8 gene encoding ATP-binding cassette sub-family G member 8 isoform X2, translating to MAETSASPEDGGLWTKAAPQDASGLQDSLFSSESDNSLYFTYSGQSNTLEVRGLNYQVDMASQVPWFEQLAQFKMPWTSHKDSCELGIQSLSFKVRSGQMLAIIGNSGCGRASLLDVITGRGHGGKIKSGEIWINGQPSTPQLVRKSVAHVRQHDQLLPNLTVRETLAFVAQLRLPRTCSRAQRDKRVDDVIAELRLRQCANTRVGNAYVRGVSGGERRRVSIGVQLLWNPGILILDEPTSGLDSFTAHNLVKTLSRLAKGNRLVLISLHQPRSDIFRLFDLVLLMTSGTTIYLGAAQHMVQYFTAVGYPCPRYSNPADFYVDLTSIDRQSREQEVATREKAQSLAVLFREKVRAFDDFLWRAEAKEPGVGTCSKSLAPRDTDHLPTPIKFPGPVQQFTTLIRRQISNDFRDLPTLLIHGAEACLMSLIIGFLYYGHGAIKLSFMDTAALLFMIGALIPFNVILDVIAKCHSERAMLYYELEDGMYTAGPYFFAKILGELPEHCAYILIYGMPTYWLASLHPSPEPFLLHFLLLWLVVFCCRTMALCAAALLPTFHMSSFFGNALYNSFYLTGGFMISLNNLWTVPAWISNLSFLRWCFEGLMQIQFKGQIYHLAVGNLTIPIPGDKILNSMHLDSYPLYAIYLILIGISVGFMALYYVSLKFIKQKSSQDW from the exons ATGGCTGAGACATCCGCATCCCCGGAGGACGGAGGGCTGTGGACCAAGGCTGCTCCTCAGGATGCCTCG GGCCTCCAGGACAGCTTGTTCTCTTCCGAAAGCGACAACAGTCTGTACTTCACCTACAGTGGCCAATCTAACACCCTGGAGGTCCGAGGCCTCAACTACCAG GTGGACATGGCCTCCCAGGTGCCTTGGTTTGAGCAGCTGGCTCAGTTCAAGATGCCTTGGACATCTCACAAGGACTCTTGTGAGCTGGGCATCCAGAGCCTGAGCTTCAAAGTGAGGAGCGGGCAGATGCTGGCCATCATAGGGAACTCAG GTTGTGGTAGAGCCTCTTTGCTGGATGTGATCACTGGGCGAGGACACGGTGGCAAAATTAAGTCAGGCGAAATCTGGATCAACGGGCAGCCCAGCACACCCCAGCTGGTGAGGAAGTCTGTGGCCCACGTGCGCCAGCACGACCAGCTGCTCCCCAACCTGACTGTCCGCGAGACCCTGGCTTTTGTTGCCCAGCTGCGCCTGCCCAGAACCTGCTCCCGGGCCCAGCGTGACAAGAGG GTGGACGATGTGATCGCGGAGCTGCGGCTGCGGCAGTGTGCCAACACGCGCGTGGGGAACGCCTACGTGCGGGGCGTGTCGGGGGGCGAGCGGCGGAGAGTCAGCATCGGGGTGCAGCTCCTGTGGAACCCCG GCATCCTCATTCTGGATGAGCCCACCTCTGGCCTCGACAGCTTCACGGCCCACAACCTGGTGAAAACCCTGTCCAGGCTGGCCAAAGGCAACAGGCTGGTGCTCATCTCCCTCCACCAGCCTCGGTCAGACATCTTCAGGCTGTTTGACTTGGTCCTTCTGATGACATCTGGCACCACCATCTACTTGGGGGCAGCCCAGCACATGGTCCAGTATTTCACGGCGGTTGGCTACCCCTGTCCTCGCTACAGCAACCCCGCTGACTTCTACG TGGACCTGACCAGCATAGacaggcagagcagagagcaggaggtGGCCACCAGGGAGAAAGCGCAGTCGCTTGCAGTCTTGTTTCGGGAAAAAGTGCGTGCCTTTGATGACTTCCTGTggagagcagaggccaaggagccaggtGTGGGCACTTGTTCCAAGAG CCTGGCCCCAAGGGACACCGACCACCTCCCGACTCCCATCAAGTTTCCCGGCCCCGTGCAGCAGTTTACCACACTGATCCG tcgtCAGATTTCTAATGATTTTCGAGACCTACCCACCCTCCTCATCCATGGGGCGGAGGCCTGCCTGATGTCGCTGATCATCGGGTTCCTCTATTATGGCCACGGGGCCATCAAGCTCTCCTTCATGGACACAGCGGCCCTCTTGTTCATGATCGGAGCTCTAATCCCTTTCAACGTGATCCTGGATGTCATTGCCAAAT GTCACTCGGAGAGAGCCATGCTCTACTACGAGCTAGAAGACGGGATGTACACTGCTGGCCCGTACTTCTTTGCCAAG ATCCTAGGGGAGCTTCCGGAGCACTGTGCCTACATCCTCATCTATGGGATGCCCACCTACTGGCTGGCCAGCCTGCACCCGAGCCCCGAGCCCTTCCTGCTGCACTTCCTGCTGCTGTGGCTGGTGGTCTTCTGCTGCAGGACCATGGCTCTGTGCGCTGCCGCCCTGCTCCCCACCTTCCACATGTCCTCTTTCTTCGGCAATGCTCTCTACAACTCCTTCTACCTGACTGGGGGCTTCATGATAAGCCTGAACAACCTGTGGACAG tgcctgcgtGGATTTCCAACCTGTCCTTCCTCCGATGGTGTTTTGAAGGGCTGATGCAGATTCAGTTTAAAGGGCAAATTTACCACTTGGCAGTCGGCAACCTCACCATCCCTATCCCGGGAGACAAA ATCCTCAACTCTATGCACCTGGACTCGTACCCACTCTACGCCATCTACTTAATCCTCATCGGCATCAGTGTGGGCTTCATGGCCCTGTACTATGTGTCCTTAAAGTTCATCAAACAGAAATCAAGTCAAGACTGGTGA
- the ABCG8 gene encoding ATP-binding cassette sub-family G member 8 isoform X1: protein MASQVPWFEQLAQFKMPWTSHKDSCELGIQSLSFKVRSGQMLAIIGNSGCGRASLLDVITGRGHGGKIKSGEIWINGQPSTPQLVRKSVAHVRQHDQLLPNLTVRETLAFVAQLRLPRTCSRAQRDKRVDDVIAELRLRQCANTRVGNAYVRGVSGGERRRVSIGVQLLWNPGILILDEPTSGLDSFTAHNLVKTLSRLAKGNRLVLISLHQPRSDIFRLFDLVLLMTSGTTIYLGAAQHMVQYFTAVGYPCPRYSNPADFYVDLTSIDRQSREQEVATREKAQSLAVLFREKVRAFDDFLWRAEAKEPGVGTCSKSLAPRDTDHLPTPIKFPGPVQQFTTLIRRQISNDFRDLPTLLIHGAEACLMSLIIGFLYYGHGAIKLSFMDTAALLFMIGALIPFNVILDVIAKCHSERAMLYYELEDGMYTAGPYFFAKGCSLQILGELPEHCAYILIYGMPTYWLASLHPSPEPFLLHFLLLWLVVFCCRTMALCAAALLPTFHMSSFFGNALYNSFYLTGGFMISLNNLWTVPAWISNLSFLRWCFEGLMQIQFKGQIYHLAVGNLTIPIPGDKILNSMHLDSYPLYAIYLILIGISVGFMALYYVSLKFIKQKSSQDW from the exons ATGGCCTCCCAGGTGCCTTGGTTTGAGCAGCTGGCTCAGTTCAAGATGCCTTGGACATCTCACAAGGACTCTTGTGAGCTGGGCATCCAGAGCCTGAGCTTCAAAGTGAGGAGCGGGCAGATGCTGGCCATCATAGGGAACTCAG GTTGTGGTAGAGCCTCTTTGCTGGATGTGATCACTGGGCGAGGACACGGTGGCAAAATTAAGTCAGGCGAAATCTGGATCAACGGGCAGCCCAGCACACCCCAGCTGGTGAGGAAGTCTGTGGCCCACGTGCGCCAGCACGACCAGCTGCTCCCCAACCTGACTGTCCGCGAGACCCTGGCTTTTGTTGCCCAGCTGCGCCTGCCCAGAACCTGCTCCCGGGCCCAGCGTGACAAGAGG GTGGACGATGTGATCGCGGAGCTGCGGCTGCGGCAGTGTGCCAACACGCGCGTGGGGAACGCCTACGTGCGGGGCGTGTCGGGGGGCGAGCGGCGGAGAGTCAGCATCGGGGTGCAGCTCCTGTGGAACCCCG GCATCCTCATTCTGGATGAGCCCACCTCTGGCCTCGACAGCTTCACGGCCCACAACCTGGTGAAAACCCTGTCCAGGCTGGCCAAAGGCAACAGGCTGGTGCTCATCTCCCTCCACCAGCCTCGGTCAGACATCTTCAGGCTGTTTGACTTGGTCCTTCTGATGACATCTGGCACCACCATCTACTTGGGGGCAGCCCAGCACATGGTCCAGTATTTCACGGCGGTTGGCTACCCCTGTCCTCGCTACAGCAACCCCGCTGACTTCTACG TGGACCTGACCAGCATAGacaggcagagcagagagcaggaggtGGCCACCAGGGAGAAAGCGCAGTCGCTTGCAGTCTTGTTTCGGGAAAAAGTGCGTGCCTTTGATGACTTCCTGTggagagcagaggccaaggagccaggtGTGGGCACTTGTTCCAAGAG CCTGGCCCCAAGGGACACCGACCACCTCCCGACTCCCATCAAGTTTCCCGGCCCCGTGCAGCAGTTTACCACACTGATCCG tcgtCAGATTTCTAATGATTTTCGAGACCTACCCACCCTCCTCATCCATGGGGCGGAGGCCTGCCTGATGTCGCTGATCATCGGGTTCCTCTATTATGGCCACGGGGCCATCAAGCTCTCCTTCATGGACACAGCGGCCCTCTTGTTCATGATCGGAGCTCTAATCCCTTTCAACGTGATCCTGGATGTCATTGCCAAAT GTCACTCGGAGAGAGCCATGCTCTACTACGAGCTAGAAGACGGGATGTACACTGCTGGCCCGTACTTCTTTGCCAAG GGCTGCTCTTTGCAGATCCTAGGGGAGCTTCCGGAGCACTGTGCCTACATCCTCATCTATGGGATGCCCACCTACTGGCTGGCCAGCCTGCACCCGAGCCCCGAGCCCTTCCTGCTGCACTTCCTGCTGCTGTGGCTGGTGGTCTTCTGCTGCAGGACCATGGCTCTGTGCGCTGCCGCCCTGCTCCCCACCTTCCACATGTCCTCTTTCTTCGGCAATGCTCTCTACAACTCCTTCTACCTGACTGGGGGCTTCATGATAAGCCTGAACAACCTGTGGACAG tgcctgcgtGGATTTCCAACCTGTCCTTCCTCCGATGGTGTTTTGAAGGGCTGATGCAGATTCAGTTTAAAGGGCAAATTTACCACTTGGCAGTCGGCAACCTCACCATCCCTATCCCGGGAGACAAA ATCCTCAACTCTATGCACCTGGACTCGTACCCACTCTACGCCATCTACTTAATCCTCATCGGCATCAGTGTGGGCTTCATGGCCCTGTACTATGTGTCCTTAAAGTTCATCAAACAGAAATCAAGTCAAGACTGGTGA